A genomic window from Streptomyces mirabilis includes:
- a CDS encoding ABC transporter substrate-binding protein, translating to MNRKTLVLPAVVGLLAPVLAACGGSNSGGSGGGAIVVGTTDRFTASKDAPAPLDPAYAYDVGTWNILRQTVQTLMVQPRGDGDPQPEAAESCGFTDSGNERYACTLRDGLKFASGDPITAKDVKFSIDRAMALKADSGVFALLSTVDTVETQGDRQVIFHLKTADATFPFKLSTPVAGIVNPKDYEKGKLRDGFSVDGSGPYTLQADVKNDEAVKITFTKNPNYKGLLKPKNDKVEMRSFESADAMGTALNKGDIDLMTRAMTPEQINKLGAAGATGKIDLVEMPGLEIRYLGFNTNDPSVKSKAVRQAMAEVINRGELVSKVYGSQAEPLFSMVPATITGHSNSFFNKYGDPSVSKATTTLNKAGITTPVKLTLHYTTDHYGSATAQEFEVLKKQLNASGLFSVEIKGEPWTTFRPAEKKNEYQVYGMGWFPDFPDADNYLAPFLDKDNTLGSPYVNSTIRSTLIPESRREADRLTASKSLTEIQDKVADDVPLLPLWQGKQYIAARDDITGTEWALNSSSTLQLWELGRGVGG from the coding sequence ATGAACCGCAAGACTTTGGTGCTGCCGGCCGTTGTGGGCCTGCTCGCCCCGGTGCTCGCCGCGTGTGGCGGTTCCAACAGCGGGGGGAGCGGCGGCGGTGCGATCGTCGTGGGCACCACGGACCGGTTCACCGCATCGAAGGATGCCCCGGCTCCTCTCGACCCGGCGTACGCGTACGACGTCGGCACCTGGAACATCCTGCGTCAGACCGTGCAGACGCTGATGGTCCAGCCCCGCGGTGACGGCGACCCCCAGCCCGAGGCTGCCGAGAGCTGCGGTTTCACCGACTCCGGCAACGAGCGCTACGCCTGCACGCTGCGCGACGGACTGAAGTTCGCGAGCGGTGACCCGATCACCGCCAAGGACGTGAAGTTCTCGATCGACCGCGCCATGGCGCTCAAGGCCGACAGTGGTGTGTTCGCGCTGCTGTCCACCGTCGACACCGTGGAGACGCAGGGCGACCGCCAGGTGATCTTCCACCTGAAGACCGCGGACGCCACCTTCCCGTTCAAGCTGTCGACCCCGGTCGCCGGCATCGTGAACCCGAAGGACTACGAGAAGGGCAAGCTGCGCGACGGCTTCTCCGTCGACGGCTCCGGTCCGTACACCCTCCAGGCCGACGTCAAGAACGACGAGGCCGTCAAGATCACCTTCACCAAGAACCCGAACTACAAGGGTCTGTTGAAGCCGAAGAACGACAAGGTCGAGATGCGCTCCTTCGAGAGCGCCGACGCCATGGGCACCGCGCTCAACAAGGGCGACATCGACCTCATGACCCGCGCGATGACGCCGGAGCAGATCAACAAGCTCGGCGCCGCCGGTGCGACCGGCAAGATCGACCTGGTCGAGATGCCCGGCCTCGAGATCCGCTACCTCGGCTTCAACACCAACGACCCGTCGGTGAAGAGCAAGGCCGTCCGCCAGGCCATGGCCGAGGTGATCAACCGCGGCGAGCTCGTCTCCAAGGTGTACGGCTCCCAGGCCGAGCCGCTGTTCTCGATGGTCCCGGCCACCATCACGGGTCACTCCAACTCGTTCTTCAACAAGTACGGCGACCCGAGCGTCTCCAAGGCGACCACGACGCTGAACAAGGCCGGCATCACCACCCCGGTGAAGCTCACCCTGCACTACACGACCGACCACTACGGCTCGGCCACCGCGCAGGAGTTCGAGGTGCTGAAGAAGCAGCTCAACGCCAGCGGCCTCTTCAGCGTCGAGATCAAGGGCGAGCCCTGGACGACGTTCCGTCCGGCCGAGAAGAAGAACGAGTACCAGGTCTACGGCATGGGCTGGTTCCCCGACTTCCCGGACGCCGACAACTACCTGGCGCCGTTCCTCGACAAGGACAACACCCTCGGCTCCCCGTACGTGAACTCCACGATCCGCAGCACGCTGATCCCGGAGTCCCGCCGCGAGGCCGACCGCCTCACCGCGTCGAAGAGCCTCACCGAGATCCAGGACAAGGTGGCCGACGACGTACCGCTCCTGCCGCTGTGGCAGGGCAAGCAGTACATCGCCGCGCGGGACGACATCACGGGCACCGAGTGGGCGCTCAACTCGTCCTCCACGCTCCAGCTGTGGGAGCTCGGCCGCGGTGTGGGCGGCTGA
- a CDS encoding HAD family phosphatase, whose product MTTTVPALGTRTAEGSALQAVLLDMDGTLVDTEGFWWDVEVEIFRVLGHTLDDSWRHVVVGGPMTRSAGFLIEATGADITLGELTVLLNDGFEDRIDRALPLMPGAARLLAELAAHEIPTALVSASHRRIIDRVLASLGPQYFALTVAGDEVERTKPFPDPYLLAASGLGAEPGRCAVIEDTATGVAAAEAAGCHVVAVPSVAPIAPAVRRTVVTSLEEVDLPFLRGLMTEMR is encoded by the coding sequence ATGACCACTACGGTTCCCGCGCTCGGTACCCGTACGGCCGAAGGCTCAGCGCTGCAGGCCGTGCTCCTGGACATGGACGGCACCCTGGTGGACACCGAGGGGTTCTGGTGGGATGTCGAGGTCGAGATCTTCCGGGTGCTCGGGCACACCCTCGACGACTCCTGGCGCCATGTGGTGGTCGGCGGACCCATGACCCGCAGCGCGGGTTTCCTGATCGAGGCCACCGGGGCCGACATCACGCTCGGCGAGCTCACGGTGCTGCTCAACGACGGTTTCGAGGACCGTATCGACCGGGCGCTGCCGCTGATGCCGGGGGCGGCCAGACTCCTCGCGGAGCTCGCCGCGCACGAGATCCCCACCGCCCTGGTCTCCGCCTCGCACCGGCGCATCATCGACCGTGTTCTGGCCTCCCTGGGCCCCCAGTACTTCGCGCTGACCGTCGCGGGCGACGAGGTGGAGCGGACCAAGCCCTTCCCCGACCCGTATCTGCTGGCGGCGTCCGGACTCGGCGCCGAACCGGGCCGGTGCGCCGTCATCGAGGACACCGCCACGGGCGTCGCCGCCGCGGAGGCCGCGGGCTGCCACGTGGTCGCCGTCCCCTCCGTCGCACCGATCGCCCCCGCCGTCCGGCGCACGGTCGTGACCTCCCTGGAAGAGGTCGACCTGCCATTCCTCCGAGGTCTGATGACGGAAATGCGCTAG
- the metH gene encoding methionine synthase, which yields MASLPNPSLSSELAENRTRIAALREALAERVVVADGAMGTMLQAQDPTLEDFENLEGCNEILNITRPDIVRSVHEAYFEVGVDCVETNSFGANHSAMAEYEISDRVHELSEAGARIAREVADEFAGRDGRRRWVLGSIGPGTKLPTLGHIGFHTLRDGFQANAEGLIAGGADALIVETTQDLLQTKSSILGARRALDALGADLPLLVSLAFETTGTMLLGSEIGAALTALEPLGIDMIGLNCSTGPAEMSEHLRYLARHSRIPLLCMPNAGLPILTKDGAYFPLTPPEMADAQETFVRQYGLSLVGGCCGSTPEHLRQVVERVRGMAPAERRPQPEPGAASLYQTVPFRQDTAYMAIGERTNANGSKKFREAMLEARWDDCVEMARDQIREGAHMLDLCVDYVGRDGVADMRELAGRFATASTLPIVLDSTEVDVLRAGLEKLGGRAVINSVNYEDGDGPESRFAKVTGLAQEHGAALIALTIDEEGQARTVETKVAIAERLIEDLTTNWGIHESDILIDTLTFTICTGQEESRKDGIATIEAIRELKRRRPDVQTTLGLSNISFGLNPAARILLNSVFLDECVKAGLDSAIVHASKILPIARFDEEQVTTALDLIYDRRIAQQGDEPAYDPLQKLMALFEGATTKSLKAGKAEELAALPLDERLKRRIIDGEKNGLEADLAEALQTRPALDIVNETLLDGMKVVGELFGSGQMQLPFVLQSAEVMKSAVAYLEPHMEKSDAEGKGTIVLATVRGDVHDIGKNLVDIILSNNGYNVVNLGIKQPVSAILDAAEEHRADVIGMSGLLVKSTVIMKENLEELNQRGLSADYPVILGGAALTRAYVEQDLYEIYEGEVRYARDAFEGLRLMDALIGVKRGVPGAVLPELKQRRVRATAPTVVEERPEEGHVRSDVSVDNPVPTPPFWGTRVIKGIQLKEYASWLDEGALFKGQWGLKQARVGDGPTYEELVETEGRPRLRGLLDKLQTDNLLEAAVVYGYFPCVSKDDDLIILDEQGNERTRFTFPRQRRGRRLCLADFFRPEESGERDVVGLQVVTVGSRIGEETAELFAANSYRDYLELHGLSVQLAEALAEYWHARVRSELGFAGEDPSAIEDMFDLKYRGARFSLGYGACPDLEDRAKIAELLEPERIGVHLSEEFQLHPEQSTDAIVIHHPEAKYFNAR from the coding sequence ATGGCTTCGTTGCCGAACCCGTCCCTTTCGTCCGAGCTTGCCGAGAACCGGACCCGCATCGCCGCCCTCCGCGAGGCGCTCGCCGAGCGTGTCGTGGTGGCCGACGGCGCGATGGGCACGATGCTGCAGGCGCAGGATCCGACGCTGGAGGACTTCGAGAACCTCGAGGGCTGCAACGAGATTCTGAACATCACCCGCCCCGACATCGTCCGTTCCGTCCACGAGGCCTACTTCGAGGTGGGCGTGGACTGCGTGGAGACGAACAGCTTCGGCGCCAACCACTCGGCCATGGCCGAGTACGAGATCTCCGACCGCGTGCACGAGCTGTCCGAGGCGGGCGCCCGCATCGCCCGCGAGGTGGCCGACGAGTTCGCCGGCCGCGACGGCCGCCGGCGGTGGGTGCTGGGCTCCATCGGCCCCGGTACGAAGCTGCCGACCCTCGGCCACATCGGCTTCCACACGCTGCGCGACGGCTTCCAGGCGAACGCCGAGGGCCTGATCGCCGGCGGCGCGGACGCCCTGATCGTCGAGACCACCCAGGACCTCCTCCAGACGAAGTCGTCCATCCTCGGCGCCCGCCGGGCCCTGGACGCGCTCGGGGCCGACCTGCCTTTGCTGGTCTCCCTCGCCTTCGAGACGACCGGCACGATGCTGCTGGGCTCGGAGATCGGCGCCGCGCTGACCGCGCTGGAACCGCTGGGCATCGACATGATCGGCCTGAACTGCTCCACCGGCCCCGCCGAGATGAGCGAGCACCTGCGCTACCTCGCCCGCCACTCCCGCATCCCGCTGCTGTGCATGCCGAACGCCGGGCTGCCCATCCTCACCAAGGACGGGGCGTACTTCCCGCTGACCCCGCCCGAGATGGCGGACGCGCAGGAGACCTTCGTCCGGCAGTACGGCCTGTCCCTGGTCGGCGGCTGCTGCGGCAGCACCCCCGAGCACCTGCGCCAGGTCGTCGAGCGCGTGCGCGGGATGGCACCGGCGGAGCGGCGCCCCCAGCCGGAACCGGGCGCCGCCTCCCTCTACCAGACCGTCCCGTTCCGCCAGGACACCGCGTACATGGCGATCGGTGAGCGCACCAACGCCAACGGCTCGAAGAAGTTCCGCGAGGCCATGCTGGAGGCCCGCTGGGACGACTGTGTGGAGATGGCCCGCGACCAGATCCGCGAGGGCGCCCACATGCTCGACCTGTGCGTCGACTACGTGGGCCGGGACGGCGTCGCGGACATGCGGGAGCTCGCCGGACGCTTCGCCACCGCCTCCACGCTGCCCATCGTGCTGGACTCCACCGAGGTCGACGTCCTGCGCGCAGGCCTGGAGAAGCTCGGCGGCCGGGCCGTCATCAACTCCGTCAACTACGAGGACGGCGACGGCCCCGAGTCCCGCTTCGCCAAGGTCACCGGGCTGGCGCAGGAGCACGGCGCGGCGCTGATCGCGCTGACCATCGACGAGGAGGGCCAGGCCCGCACCGTCGAGACCAAGGTGGCCATCGCCGAACGGCTCATCGAGGACCTGACGACGAACTGGGGCATCCATGAGTCGGACATCCTCATCGACACCCTGACCTTCACCATCTGCACCGGCCAGGAGGAGTCCCGCAAGGACGGCATCGCCACCATCGAGGCGATCCGCGAGCTCAAGCGCCGCCGCCCCGACGTGCAGACCACGCTGGGCCTGTCGAACATCTCCTTCGGACTCAACCCGGCCGCGCGCATCCTGCTGAACTCGGTCTTCCTCGACGAGTGCGTCAAGGCGGGCCTGGACTCGGCGATCGTGCACGCGTCGAAGATCCTCCCCATCGCGCGCTTCGACGAGGAGCAGGTCACCACCGCCCTCGACCTGATCTACGACCGGCGCATCGCCCAGCAGGGCGACGAACCGGCCTACGACCCCCTCCAGAAGCTGATGGCGCTGTTCGAGGGCGCCACCACCAAGTCGCTGAAGGCGGGCAAGGCCGAGGAGCTGGCCGCGCTGCCCCTGGACGAGCGACTCAAGCGGCGCATCATCGACGGCGAGAAGAACGGCCTCGAGGCCGACCTCGCCGAGGCCCTCCAGACCCGCCCCGCCCTCGACATCGTCAACGAGACGCTGCTCGACGGCATGAAGGTGGTCGGAGAGCTGTTCGGCTCCGGCCAGATGCAGTTGCCGTTCGTGCTCCAGTCCGCCGAGGTCATGAAGTCCGCGGTCGCCTACCTCGAACCGCACATGGAGAAGTCGGACGCCGAGGGCAAGGGCACCATCGTGCTGGCGACCGTGCGCGGCGACGTGCACGACATCGGCAAGAACCTCGTCGACATCATCCTGTCCAACAACGGCTACAACGTCGTCAACCTCGGCATCAAGCAGCCGGTCTCCGCGATCCTGGACGCGGCCGAGGAGCACCGGGCCGACGTCATCGGCATGTCGGGCCTGCTCGTCAAGTCCACGGTGATCATGAAGGAGAACCTGGAGGAGCTCAACCAGCGGGGTCTGTCCGCCGATTACCCGGTCATCCTCGGCGGCGCCGCCCTCACGAGGGCGTACGTCGAGCAGGACCTGTACGAGATCTACGAGGGCGAAGTCCGCTACGCCCGGGACGCGTTCGAGGGCCTGCGCCTGATGGACGCGCTCATCGGGGTCAAGCGGGGCGTGCCGGGGGCCGTACTGCCGGAGCTCAAGCAGCGCCGAGTGAGGGCCACCGCCCCGACGGTCGTCGAGGAGCGCCCGGAGGAGGGCCACGTCCGCTCGGACGTATCCGTCGACAACCCGGTGCCCACCCCGCCCTTCTGGGGCACCCGTGTCATCAAGGGCATCCAACTCAAGGAGTACGCCTCCTGGCTGGACGAGGGCGCGCTGTTCAAGGGCCAGTGGGGCCTGAAGCAGGCCCGCGTGGGCGACGGACCGACGTACGAGGAACTCGTCGAGACCGAGGGCCGGCCCCGGCTGCGCGGACTGCTGGACAAGCTCCAGACCGACAACCTGCTCGAAGCGGCCGTCGTCTACGGCTACTTCCCCTGTGTGTCCAAGGACGACGACCTGATCATCCTGGACGAACAGGGCAACGAGCGCACCCGCTTCACCTTCCCGCGCCAGCGCCGCGGACGGCGGCTGTGCCTGGCCGACTTCTTCCGGCCCGAGGAGTCCGGTGAGCGGGACGTCGTCGGCCTCCAGGTCGTCACGGTCGGCTCCCGCATCGGTGAGGAGACGGCCGAGCTCTTCGCGGCGAACTCCTACCGTGACTACCTCGAACTGCACGGCCTGTCCGTGCAGCTGGCCGAGGCCCTCGCCGAGTACTGGCACGCCCGCGTCCGCTCCGAGCTCGGCTTCGCCGGTGAGGACCCCTCGGCCATCGAGGACATGTTCGACCTCAAGTACCGCGGTGCCCGTTTCTCCCTCGGCTACGGCGCCTGCCCCGACCTGGAGGATCGCGCCAAGATCGCCGAACTCCTGGAGCCCGAGCGCATCGGCGTCCACCTCTCGGAGGAGTTCCAGCTGCACCCCGAGCAGTCCACGGACGCGATCGTCATCCACCACCCGGAGGCGAAGTACTTCAACGCGAGGTGA
- a CDS encoding IclR family transcriptional regulator, translated as MARNIQSLERAAAMLRLLAGGERQLGLSDIASSLGLAKGTAHGILRTLQQEGFVEQDSVSGRYQLGAELLRLGTTYLDVHELRARALVWTDDLARSSGESVYLGVLHQHGVLIVHHVFRPDDSRQVLEVGAMQPLHSTALGKVLSAYDPVAHSEVLEAERKTFTARTTVEPEQFEGVLDLTRARGYADDVEETWTGVASVAAPIHNRRRMPVGAVGIAGAVERICRDGEVRPELIAAVRDCARAVSRDLGAGRF; from the coding sequence ATGGCACGGAACATCCAGTCGCTCGAACGGGCGGCGGCGATGCTGCGGCTCCTCGCGGGCGGCGAGCGGCAGCTCGGCCTGTCCGACATCGCCTCCTCGCTGGGCCTGGCCAAGGGCACGGCCCACGGCATACTGCGCACCCTCCAGCAGGAGGGCTTCGTCGAACAGGACAGCGTCTCGGGGCGCTACCAGCTCGGCGCCGAGCTGCTGCGGCTCGGCACCACCTATCTCGACGTGCACGAGCTGCGCGCGCGGGCGCTGGTGTGGACCGACGACCTGGCCCGCTCCAGCGGCGAGAGCGTCTACCTGGGTGTGCTGCACCAACACGGCGTACTGATCGTGCACCACGTGTTCCGGCCCGACGACAGCCGTCAGGTGCTGGAGGTCGGGGCCATGCAGCCGCTGCACTCCACGGCCCTGGGCAAGGTCCTGTCCGCCTACGACCCGGTGGCGCACAGCGAGGTCCTGGAGGCCGAGCGGAAGACGTTCACGGCCCGCACGACGGTCGAACCGGAGCAGTTCGAGGGGGTCCTCGACCTGACCCGCGCGCGCGGGTACGCCGACGACGTCGAGGAGACATGGACGGGCGTCGCCTCGGTCGCGGCACCCATCCACAACCGGCGGCGCATGCCGGTGGGCGCGGTGGGCATCGCGGGAGCCGTGGAGCGGATCTGCCGGGACGGCGAGGTGCGCCCCGAGCTGATCGCGGCGGTGCGGGACTGCGCCCGCGCGGTCTCC